From Vagococcus jeotgali, one genomic window encodes:
- a CDS encoding cation-translocating P-type ATPase: MSVSKKKTGLTQEEIQARIDAQQVNDYVSDSSKSTKDIIKDNVFTLFNLLNVIIAICLALVGAYSNMFFMAIIILNVSIGTFQEIRAKNLVAKLSIMNEEEVHVYRESALVLVPTNQLVLGDIVKLSAGEQVPSDMIVLEGHVEVNESLLTGESDLIKKSEDSDLMSGSYVTSGQCIAEVVHVGKDNYAMKIAEEAKIHKPIMSELVTSIRKVAKFTSYIIVPIGLILFLEAFFLREAGLKTSVVSSAGALLGMLPKGMVLLISIALATAVAKLASKKVLVQDMYSVETLAHVDVLCLDKTGTITQGNMVITDVIELDSSSGVSVLPLMETYVYHSTDNNLTMQAIRHHYGAKKHYEMTEVLSFSSDRKWGAMRLEGVGTVVIGAPERLVSEEDIPTSVLAAQEEGSRVLLIGLNRDYCDMEEAATQITPIAILVIEDAIRENANETLAYLDQEGVELKVISGDNPVTVSNVARRAGLKHYERFIDLSTIHTEEGTKKVVDDYSVFGRVSPQQKKWLVQALREKKHVVAMTGDGVNDIPAMKEADCSIAMAEGDNATRQMANLVLLNSDFTTLPDVLFEGRRVVNNVTKVASIFFIKTIYSLVLSLICIITAFGFPFIPIQITLLDLAIEGYPTFFLSFESDKRKVTTKFLPTALRRALPNAILVILNVVTVHIISQKIGLNAVDTTTLMYYMLIAVSSMAVIKTCLPFNPMRVFLAVTTTVGTFVAAMLFKSLLEISWLTSTTLPIFVVLVLISIVLKLVLDKLITGRIGSFN; this comes from the coding sequence ATAAGCGTGAGCAAAAAGAAAACTGGTTTAACTCAAGAAGAAATACAAGCAAGAATTGATGCACAGCAAGTTAATGACTACGTATCAGATAGTTCTAAAAGCACAAAAGATATTATTAAAGATAATGTATTTACATTATTTAATTTACTAAATGTCATTATTGCTATTTGTTTAGCCTTGGTTGGTGCGTATTCTAACATGTTTTTTATGGCAATCATCATATTAAATGTCAGTATTGGAACATTTCAAGAAATTAGAGCTAAGAATTTAGTAGCGAAACTATCTATTATGAATGAAGAAGAAGTTCATGTTTATAGAGAGAGTGCACTTGTCCTAGTACCTACTAACCAATTAGTTTTAGGTGATATTGTCAAACTCTCAGCTGGAGAGCAAGTTCCATCGGATATGATAGTATTAGAAGGCCATGTTGAGGTCAATGAATCTTTACTAACAGGTGAGTCTGATTTGATAAAAAAATCTGAAGATAGCGACTTGATGTCAGGTAGTTATGTCACAAGTGGACAATGTATAGCTGAAGTTGTTCATGTTGGTAAAGATAATTATGCTATGAAAATTGCTGAAGAAGCCAAAATTCACAAACCAATCATGTCAGAACTTGTGACGTCAATTAGAAAAGTTGCTAAATTTACTAGTTACATCATTGTACCAATTGGTTTAATTTTATTTTTAGAAGCCTTTTTTTTAAGAGAAGCAGGACTTAAAACATCTGTTGTTTCTTCTGCTGGTGCCTTACTTGGTATGCTACCCAAAGGAATGGTTTTGCTCATTAGTATCGCACTTGCCACTGCTGTAGCTAAATTAGCTAGTAAGAAAGTACTAGTTCAAGATATGTATTCTGTTGAAACGCTTGCCCATGTTGATGTGCTATGTTTAGACAAAACAGGGACTATCACCCAAGGAAATATGGTTATCACTGATGTTATTGAACTTGATTCGAGCTCAGGAGTCTCTGTCTTACCACTAATGGAAACATATGTCTATCATTCAACAGATAATAATTTAACTATGCAAGCTATCAGGCATCACTACGGAGCAAAAAAACATTATGAAATGACTGAAGTTTTATCATTTTCTTCAGATAGAAAATGGGGAGCTATGCGACTTGAAGGTGTAGGTACTGTAGTAATTGGGGCACCAGAAAGATTAGTTTCAGAAGAAGACATACCAACTTCTGTACTAGCTGCTCAAGAAGAAGGTAGCCGTGTTTTACTAATTGGTTTAAACCGAGACTATTGTGATATGGAAGAAGCAGCAACACAGATAACACCGATTGCTATATTAGTGATTGAGGATGCGATTAGAGAAAATGCCAATGAAACATTAGCTTATTTAGATCAAGAAGGTGTAGAGTTAAAAGTGATTTCTGGTGATAATCCAGTCACTGTATCAAATGTAGCTAGAAGAGCTGGGCTTAAGCATTATGAGCGTTTTATTGATTTATCGACTATCCATACTGAAGAAGGTACTAAAAAAGTGGTAGATGATTATTCTGTATTTGGCCGAGTTAGTCCTCAGCAAAAAAAATGGTTAGTTCAAGCCTTACGTGAGAAGAAACACGTTGTTGCTATGACAGGAGACGGGGTAAATGATATTCCTGCAATGAAAGAAGCTGATTGTAGTATTGCTATGGCTGAAGGCGATAACGCCACAAGACAGATGGCTAATCTTGTTTTACTTAATTCAGACTTTACCACACTTCCTGATGTCTTATTTGAAGGTCGACGTGTCGTCAATAATGTAACCAAAGTTGCAAGTATCTTCTTTATTAAAACAATTTATTCCCTAGTACTATCACTCATTTGTATTATCACGGCTTTTGGTTTTCCATTTATTCCGATTCAAATAACTTTGCTAGATTTGGCTATTGAAGGTTACCCAACGTTCTTTTTATCTTTTGAATCAGATAAAAGAAAAGTTACGACGAAATTTTTACCAACAGCTTTAAGACGAGCCTTACCAAATGCTATTTTAGTCATTTTAAATGTGGTGACAGTCCATATTATCTCTCAAAAAATAGGCTTAAATGCTGTGGATACAACAACTTTAATGTATTATATGTTAATAGCGGTAAGTAGTATGGCAGTCATAAAGACATGTTTGCCTTTTAATCCAATGAGAGTCTTTTTAGCTGTGACCACAACAGTTGGTACTTTTGTAGCAGCTATGTTATTTAAGTCTTTATTAGAAATTAGTTGGTTAACAAGCACAACACTGCCTATTTTTGTTGTTTTAGTCTTAATTAGTATTGTATTAAAACTTGTTTTAGATAAATTAATTACAGGGAGAATAGGTTCATTTAATTAA
- a CDS encoding ISNCY family transposase has translation MNETKKYQVIKAVAENKKQKKRASVELNLSIRQINRLVKSYRENGKSAFVHKNRGRKNKHSVPEKVKQQIITSYQSFSIKPNIRHFTEILKNDHHICYTDTTIRSILYKAKILSPKAQKKTKRRLKQLIKQEGQQTKQSENLLVPRAEDYLELPEKTHPSRPRKKYKGELIQLDASSYNWFGNQITHLHLAIDDASGNIVGAYFDQQETLNGYYHVLHQILTKQGIPATFLTDKRTVFEYNRKSTKAVEEDTFTQFGFACHQLGIDIKTSSIPQAKGRVERLNGTVQSRLPVDLEIANIHSIEEANQFLSVWIRKFNRQFGHKTAESVYETSPTTAEINLLLATVSHRIVDNGHHIKYQNKFYLPMEGSSDKYFTRKTKALIIKAFNGEIYVNIAEKIYPTRRLKTHETYSKEFDGVSSDIKKERRKYIPPQSHPWKLESFKRYLQSIDRTIEEYEAEKTA, from the coding sequence ATGAATGAAACCAAAAAGTATCAAGTTATTAAAGCTGTCGCTGAAAATAAAAAACAAAAAAAGAGAGCTAGTGTTGAACTTAATTTATCTATACGACAAATTAACCGTTTAGTGAAATCATACAGGGAAAATGGTAAATCAGCATTTGTCCATAAAAATCGAGGGAGAAAAAATAAGCACTCTGTGCCTGAAAAAGTAAAACAACAAATAATCACTAGTTATCAATCGTTTAGTATTAAACCAAATATTAGGCATTTTACTGAAATACTGAAAAACGACCATCATATCTGTTATACAGATACTACAATTAGAAGCATCCTGTACAAAGCAAAAATACTTTCACCAAAGGCTCAAAAAAAGACAAAAAGAAGACTCAAACAATTAATAAAGCAAGAAGGTCAACAAACCAAACAATCAGAGAACCTATTGGTTCCAAGAGCTGAAGACTACCTAGAACTCCCTGAAAAGACCCATCCTAGTCGACCTAGAAAAAAATACAAAGGAGAATTAATTCAATTAGATGCTAGTTCATATAATTGGTTTGGAAATCAAATAACTCATCTTCATTTAGCTATTGACGACGCATCAGGTAATATTGTTGGCGCTTATTTTGACCAACAGGAAACGCTCAATGGTTATTACCATGTTCTTCATCAAATTCTGACAAAACAAGGGATTCCTGCCACTTTTCTAACAGATAAACGAACCGTCTTTGAGTACAACAGAAAATCAACAAAAGCTGTAGAAGAAGATACGTTCACGCAGTTTGGGTTTGCTTGTCATCAATTAGGTATTGACATAAAAACATCCTCTATTCCTCAAGCGAAAGGTCGTGTAGAACGTTTAAATGGGACAGTGCAATCAAGATTGCCTGTTGATCTTGAGATAGCAAATATACATTCTATAGAGGAGGCTAATCAATTTCTATCTGTATGGATTCGAAAGTTTAATCGACAATTTGGTCACAAAACTGCAGAAAGTGTTTATGAAACTTCTCCTACAACAGCTGAAATTAATTTATTACTAGCTACTGTCTCTCATCGTATAGTCGATAATGGCCATCATATTAAGTATCAAAATAAATTTTATCTTCCAATGGAAGGTAGTAGCGACAAATATTTTACAAGAAAAACAAAAGCATTAATTATAAAAGCTTTTAACGGGGAGATTTATGTTAATATAGCAGAAAAAATTTATCCTACTAGACGATTAAAAACCCACGAGACCTATTCAAAAGAGTTTGATGGGGTTTCTTCAGATATAAAAAAAGAAAGACGCAAGTACATTCCACCACAGTCACATCCGTGGAAACTTGAGTCTTTCAAAAGGTATCTTCAAAGTATTGACCGTACTATCGAAGAATATGAGGCTGAAAAAACAGCCTGA
- a CDS encoding ABC transporter ATP-binding protein has translation MAILKAEHLDYFYQDGDRRRYILKKASVKFEKGKFYSIVGQSGSGKTTFLSLLGGLDAPKEGSVLFEGTNIKQIGYDAYRRNDISIIFQHYNLIPYLTAVENVMVPMSITNNEIPSDQEDVALNLLDYIGITNDKANRLVNQLSGGEQQRIAIARALATNVDVILADEPTGNLDEDMEQEIIDIFKLLAHEHNKCVIVVTHSQEIAEQSDISFLLKKGVLSHYE, from the coding sequence ATGGCAATTTTAAAAGCAGAACATTTAGATTATTTTTATCAAGATGGTGATAGAAGGCGATATATTCTAAAAAAAGCATCAGTAAAATTTGAAAAAGGAAAATTTTATAGTATTGTTGGTCAATCTGGATCAGGAAAAACAACTTTTCTTTCTCTTTTAGGAGGCTTAGATGCTCCTAAAGAAGGGTCAGTTCTATTTGAAGGAACAAATATTAAACAGATTGGTTATGACGCTTATAGACGTAATGATATCAGTATTATTTTTCAACATTATAATTTAATTCCTTATTTAACAGCAGTAGAAAATGTGATGGTACCTATGTCTATTACAAATAATGAGATACCAAGTGATCAAGAAGATGTTGCACTGAATTTATTAGATTATATAGGTATTACAAATGATAAAGCAAATAGATTAGTTAACCAACTCTCAGGTGGTGAGCAGCAGCGGATTGCGATTGCTAGAGCTTTGGCTACTAATGTGGATGTTATTTTAGCCGACGAACCTACTGGTAATTTAGATGAAGATATGGAACAAGAGATTATTGATATTTTCAAATTATTAGCTCACGAACATAATAAATGTGTTATTGTAGTGACTCATTCTCAGGAAATCGCAGAGCAATCTGATATCTCTTTTCTATTGAAAAAAGGAGTTTTAAGTCATTATGAGTGA
- a CDS encoding PASTA domain-containing protein codes for MSDFLSNFDKKNYQKTLEEKKELKNKIEPEPKNHLETSEVVTDDLKTSNEKNTAVAPTMIRKRRKRKKSSPKLEEEITEYTHSKEADTIISTKIYQNPPTQVEEETTDDDVVIDSTYKNKQLKKRLLYGGIVFIILIIFYLVYFQMTRVVVPNFTNESIVEVKSWSSENKMKTESKSEFSLEVDPNNVISQSVPAGKKLKKGSVISFIVSEGADPTQVLPLPDFKKMSEEEARQWIEKEQADNASIITEYNDKIEKGQYIKTEFTNKEVTADNYKRQDIMNVYYSKGKEVFEKNISVPDFIKKPKSDVEEWAKQNDMKITYKDIDSDKIEIGSVVSQSIKKGEKVSKQTKMEVGISIGKASIVPNFANYSPSEAPNVDSNLQVTVKEVFSNDVSYGNLISQSVSADTKLVGETKEMITVTYSIGKPYIKSYFGQQEGDLPKLIYDDFNSKSACITYEVYYVTSDSEKGEVVDMNVYNQYIPIDTHLIFSISDGSKAPKPGPSPEAPDEDTDISN; via the coding sequence ATGAGTGATTTTTTATCTAATTTTGATAAAAAAAATTATCAAAAAACGTTAGAAGAAAAAAAAGAGTTGAAAAATAAAATAGAACCTGAACCAAAAAATCATCTAGAAACGAGTGAGGTAGTGACTGATGATTTAAAGACATCAAACGAAAAAAACACAGCTGTGGCTCCTACTATGATTCGTAAGCGTAGAAAAAGAAAAAAGTCTTCTCCTAAGCTTGAAGAAGAAATCACTGAATACACTCACTCTAAAGAGGCAGATACTATCATTTCAACTAAGATCTATCAAAATCCTCCTACTCAAGTGGAAGAAGAAACTACTGATGATGACGTAGTGATTGATTCAACTTATAAGAATAAACAATTGAAGAAAAGATTGCTTTATGGAGGTATTGTCTTTATTATTTTGATTATCTTCTATCTTGTTTATTTTCAAATGACTAGAGTTGTTGTACCAAACTTTACGAATGAAAGCATTGTGGAGGTTAAAAGCTGGTCTTCAGAAAATAAAATGAAGACAGAGAGTAAATCTGAATTTTCTTTAGAAGTTGATCCTAATAATGTCATTAGTCAATCAGTACCTGCAGGTAAAAAACTTAAAAAAGGGTCAGTTATCTCTTTTATTGTCAGTGAAGGTGCTGATCCTACCCAAGTACTTCCATTACCCGATTTTAAAAAGATGAGTGAGGAAGAGGCTAGGCAGTGGATTGAAAAAGAACAAGCCGATAATGCTAGCATTATCACTGAATATAATGACAAGATTGAAAAGGGTCAATATATAAAAACAGAATTTACCAATAAAGAAGTGACTGCCGATAACTATAAGCGCCAGGACATTATGAATGTTTATTACTCAAAAGGTAAAGAAGTATTTGAGAAAAACATTAGTGTTCCTGATTTTATAAAAAAACCAAAATCAGATGTAGAAGAATGGGCGAAACAAAATGACATGAAAATAACGTACAAAGACATTGATTCTGATAAAATCGAAATAGGCTCAGTTGTTTCTCAGTCAATTAAAAAAGGTGAGAAGGTTAGTAAGCAAACAAAGATGGAAGTTGGCATCTCCATTGGAAAAGCTAGTATTGTTCCAAATTTTGCTAATTACTCTCCAAGTGAGGCCCCAAATGTAGATAGTAATCTTCAGGTCACTGTTAAAGAGGTTTTTTCAAATGATGTCAGTTATGGTAACTTAATTAGTCAAAGTGTTTCAGCAGATACTAAGTTAGTTGGGGAGACAAAAGAGATGATTACGGTGACGTATTCTATTGGAAAACCATATATTAAGTCTTACTTTGGTCAACAAGAAGGTGACTTGCCAAAATTGATTTATGATGATTTTAATTCAAAGAGTGCTTGTATTACTTATGAAGTGTATTATGTTACCTCAGATAGCGAAAAAGGTGAGGTAGTTGATATGAACGTTTATAATCAATATATCCCAATAGATACTCATCTAATTTTTAGTATTAGTGATGGGAGTAAAGCACCAAAACCAGGTCCAAGCCCAGAGGCACCTGATGAGGATACAGATATATCTAACTAG
- the glyS gene encoding glycine--tRNA ligase subunit beta, whose amino-acid sequence MSKQFLIEVGLEEIPAKLVTPTSNQFAEKVAVYLTENRISFDDIEVFSTPRRLALRINGLADKQDDIEEKAKGPAKKIAQDADGNWSKAAIGFARGQGANVEDIFFEEVKGVEYIFVNKFIEGKEVETILPGIADIVTQLTFPISMTWGEGEYRFIRPVHWLVAILDSTVLPMTLFGIESGRNSRGHRFLGSDLTISSSATYEAELAEQFVIVEPTKRKEIIKEQIEEIEKINNWVIPIDEDLLEEVNNLVEYPTAFVGDFKENYLTLPSEVLITSMKEHQRYFEVLDSNNQLINYFIGVRNGNADYIENVIKGNEKVLQARLEDAEFFYGEDLKLSIADYVEKLKHVTFHEKIGTMYEKMQRVHLIAQAIGKQVGLTPEELIQLERASQIYKFDLVTLMVDEFPELQGIIGEKYAIEKDENPVVAQAIREHYLPISSDGVLPESKVGAVLAIADKSDTLLSFFSAGLAPKGSNDPYALRRQAYGIIRIVEDKGWDFKIKQLQNDIQDMINADIERFGLSMDDEPTLLAEFIKGRMKQWFSGKNLRHDIIEAVLESDQENLSEMFEVANILEKQAEEKDFKSTIESLTRVINLSAKLLDTNMTEVNPDLFENDSERRLYDAMNLIYKRAGDLTLNQTFDELKALNPLIEDYFDNTMVMVDDEAIRMNRLNLLKQISDMALSFASLDRLIVK is encoded by the coding sequence ATGAGTAAACAATTTTTAATTGAAGTAGGTTTAGAAGAAATACCAGCAAAATTAGTGACACCAACATCTAATCAATTTGCTGAAAAAGTAGCTGTTTATTTAACAGAAAATAGAATAAGCTTTGATGATATTGAGGTATTTTCAACGCCAAGAAGACTAGCTCTTAGAATTAATGGATTAGCAGATAAACAAGATGATATTGAGGAAAAAGCTAAAGGCCCAGCTAAAAAAATTGCTCAAGATGCAGATGGTAACTGGTCAAAAGCAGCTATTGGTTTTGCTCGTGGGCAAGGGGCTAATGTTGAAGATATATTTTTTGAAGAAGTCAAAGGTGTGGAGTACATTTTTGTTAATAAATTTATCGAAGGTAAAGAAGTTGAAACTATTCTTCCAGGTATTGCTGATATTGTTACTCAGTTAACTTTTCCAATTAGTATGACTTGGGGTGAGGGAGAGTATCGTTTTATTCGTCCAGTACATTGGCTAGTGGCTATTCTTGATAGCACTGTCTTACCAATGACTTTATTTGGTATTGAAAGTGGACGAAATTCAAGAGGCCACAGATTCTTAGGCTCTGATCTGACGATTAGTTCCTCAGCTACTTATGAAGCAGAATTAGCAGAACAATTTGTAATAGTTGAACCTACAAAGCGTAAAGAAATAATTAAAGAACAGATTGAAGAAATTGAAAAAATAAATAATTGGGTGATTCCAATTGATGAGGATCTATTAGAAGAGGTTAATAATTTAGTAGAGTATCCAACAGCTTTTGTGGGCGATTTTAAAGAAAATTATTTAACACTACCTTCTGAAGTTCTTATTACATCAATGAAAGAGCATCAGCGTTATTTTGAGGTGTTAGATTCAAATAATCAATTAATTAACTACTTTATTGGGGTTCGTAATGGGAATGCTGATTATATTGAAAATGTTATTAAAGGTAATGAAAAAGTTCTTCAAGCCCGTTTAGAAGATGCAGAATTTTTCTACGGAGAAGATTTAAAACTATCTATTGCTGATTATGTAGAGAAATTAAAACATGTCACTTTCCATGAAAAAATTGGCACAATGTATGAAAAAATGCAACGCGTTCATCTAATTGCTCAAGCAATCGGAAAACAAGTTGGTCTAACTCCAGAAGAATTAATTCAATTAGAGCGAGCTAGTCAAATTTACAAGTTTGATTTAGTGACATTAATGGTTGATGAATTTCCTGAATTACAAGGTATTATTGGAGAGAAATATGCTATTGAAAAGGATGAAAACCCGGTAGTTGCTCAGGCTATTCGAGAACATTATTTACCAATTTCAAGTGACGGGGTACTACCTGAGAGTAAAGTTGGGGCAGTTTTAGCTATTGCTGACAAATCTGATACATTATTATCCTTCTTCTCAGCAGGATTAGCACCAAAAGGATCAAATGACCCATATGCTTTAAGACGTCAAGCTTATGGTATTATACGAATTGTTGAAGATAAGGGTTGGGATTTTAAAATCAAGCAGCTTCAAAATGATATTCAGGATATGATTAATGCTGATATTGAGCGTTTTGGTTTATCAATGGATGATGAGCCAACATTGTTAGCTGAATTTATTAAAGGCCGTATGAAACAATGGTTCTCTGGTAAAAATTTACGTCATGATATTATCGAGGCTGTTCTTGAGAGTGACCAAGAAAACTTAAGTGAGATGTTTGAGGTTGCAAATATTTTAGAAAAACAAGCAGAAGAAAAAGATTTCAAATCAACAATTGAATCATTGACACGCGTTATTAATTTATCTGCTAAATTGTTAGATACAAATATGACTGAAGTTAATCCAGATTTATTTGAAAATGATTCAGAAAGACGCTTATATGATGCTATGAATTTAATCTATAAACGTGCTGGTGATTTAACATTGAACCAAACATTTGATGAACTTAAAGCTCTTAATCCATTAATTGAAGATTACTTTGATAACACAATGGTTATGGTAGATGATGAAGCTATAAGAATGAATCGCTTGAATTTATTAAAACAAATATCAGATATGGCATTATCATTTGCTAGTTTAGATCGTTTAATCGTTAAGTAA
- a CDS encoding ABC transporter permease encodes MNFFKRALLSIKRRKGKSIILFLIVFILGNLMAGAIAIEQGTKGVEKTIKNQLGATATVGYDDEKLEEAINSGVEFTMEEPSVEVYQKIGELPQVKISDYSINDFAQTIKIKNVNVPDGSYMRGDGSSNYFDLRGASRVDTLDEQLKKITISDGRTFSEEEIKKGSAVGLISDQVAKENNLHVGDKMVLDRVVEDYSSVSDDIKKESKDYPIEIIGVYKVNEVGKKSEKQNDEQQMNNTIDLYDRLNVIYLPNNYIEKTNVEMLEFSYDTFPGMYMDEEGKQLEKDEVMKDFSYKNIMATYILNDPKDVEDFKLLGDQILKENKLDYSKIVASSDQFDSVAGPIQGMSKIAKVVLIVSIIVSIFIISLVTILFLRDRKHELGIYLALGEKREKIIGQIVIEVLIVSLVAMTLSVFSGNYLAKGFSDSLIRTQQTVDDGMMMDSVISMGGMLNEENVTEEDVIEAYEIHLTPSYIAIFYLVGLIVILLSTIVPLIYIMRLNPKTIMM; translated from the coding sequence ATGAATTTTTTTAAAAGGGCATTACTTAGTATCAAGCGACGTAAAGGAAAATCAATTATTTTATTTTTAATTGTTTTTATTTTAGGTAATTTAATGGCAGGAGCAATTGCGATTGAGCAAGGTACTAAAGGTGTTGAAAAAACAATCAAAAATCAACTTGGAGCGACAGCAACAGTTGGCTATGATGATGAAAAATTAGAAGAGGCAATCAATAGTGGCGTAGAGTTTACTATGGAGGAGCCTAGCGTAGAAGTTTACCAAAAAATTGGGGAGCTTCCTCAAGTAAAAATTTCAGACTACTCTATTAATGATTTTGCTCAAACGATAAAAATAAAAAATGTCAATGTACCTGATGGCTCTTATATGCGTGGTGATGGTAGCTCTAATTATTTTGATTTAAGAGGAGCAAGTAGAGTTGACACCTTAGATGAGCAATTGAAAAAAATAACTATTAGTGATGGCAGAACCTTTAGTGAGGAAGAAATCAAAAAAGGATCAGCGGTTGGCTTGATTTCTGATCAAGTAGCTAAAGAAAATAATCTTCATGTCGGGGATAAAATGGTTTTGGATAGGGTTGTTGAAGATTATAGTAGCGTAAGTGATGACATTAAAAAAGAATCTAAAGATTATCCAATTGAGATTATTGGTGTTTATAAAGTTAATGAAGTAGGTAAAAAATCAGAGAAACAAAATGATGAACAACAAATGAATAATACCATTGATTTATACGACAGGTTAAATGTGATTTATTTGCCAAATAATTATATTGAAAAGACAAATGTTGAAATGCTAGAATTTAGTTATGATACATTTCCTGGTATGTATATGGATGAGGAAGGTAAACAATTAGAAAAAGATGAGGTTATGAAGGACTTTTCTTATAAAAATATCATGGCTACTTATATTTTAAATGATCCAAAAGATGTAGAAGATTTTAAACTTTTAGGAGATCAAATCTTAAAGGAAAATAAATTAGACTACTCCAAAATCGTTGCTAGCTCAGATCAATTTGATTCAGTTGCAGGTCCCATTCAAGGTATGTCAAAAATTGCTAAGGTTGTTTTGATTGTATCTATTATTGTTTCCATCTTCATCATTAGTTTAGTGACCATTCTATTCTTACGTGATAGAAAACATGAGTTGGGGATCTATTTAGCATTAGGAGAAAAACGAGAAAAAATAATTGGACAAATTGTCATAGAGGTCTTAATTGTCTCGCTTGTAGCTATGACTTTATCTGTTTTTAGTGGTAATTATCTTGCTAAAGGATTTTCTGATTCATTGATTAGAACACAGCAAACTGTTGATGACGGTATGATGATGGATAGCGTGATATCTATGGGTGGCATGCTAAATGAGGAAAATGTGACAGAAGAAGACGTGATCGAGGCTTATGAAATTCATTTAACACCATCATACATTGCTATTTTTTATTTAGTTGGTTTGATTGTTATTTTATTATCAACAATTGTACCGCTGATTTATATTATGCGACTCAATCCGAAGACAATAATGATGTAG
- a CDS encoding IS256 family transposase — protein MTHFTTEIMETLINKGDLDDLFRRHLELAINSLLQAELTAFLDYEKYDRAGFNSGNSRNGNYSRSFKTEYGELNLVIPRDRNGEFSQQTLPAYKRTNDSLETTIIQLFKKGITMSEISDLIEKMYGHYYTPQTISNMSKIVSEDVLAFKERTLEAKYSVIFMDATHIPLKRQTVSKEAVYIVIGIRLDGTKEVLGFTIAPTESAYVWKEILQDLKDRGLEEVLLVVTDGLSGIHDSIHSVYPNAQFQQCCVHISRNIAHKVRVSDRQEVCNDFKLVYQAASKEEAMNQISFMIDKWKKQYPRVVKLLLNPAILTFYNFPPSIRRTIYSTNLIEGFNKQLKKYTKRKEQFPNEESLERFLVSQFNEYNQKFLGRVHKGFKEIQDTLESMF, from the coding sequence ATGACTCATTTTACTACAGAAATAATGGAAACACTAATTAATAAAGGTGATTTAGATGATTTATTTCGTCGTCATTTAGAACTCGCTATCAACTCATTATTACAGGCTGAATTAACAGCGTTTCTTGACTACGAAAAGTATGATAGAGCTGGATTTAATTCAGGTAATTCCCGCAATGGGAATTACTCACGTTCATTTAAAACAGAATATGGAGAATTAAATTTGGTGATTCCTAGAGATAGAAATGGAGAATTTTCCCAACAAACATTACCAGCCTATAAAAGAACCAATGATTCCTTAGAAACTACTATTATTCAGCTATTTAAAAAAGGGATCACTATGTCTGAAATCTCTGATCTAATTGAAAAAATGTATGGTCATTATTACACACCACAAACTATTTCAAACATGAGTAAAATCGTATCTGAAGATGTTTTGGCTTTTAAAGAAAGAACTTTAGAAGCTAAATACTCAGTCATTTTTATGGATGCTACTCATATTCCTTTAAAGAGACAAACCGTATCAAAAGAAGCCGTTTATATTGTGATAGGCATTCGATTGGATGGAACCAAAGAGGTTCTAGGATTTACTATTGCTCCAACCGAATCTGCTTATGTTTGGAAAGAGATACTTCAAGATTTAAAAGATCGTGGTTTAGAAGAGGTTTTATTAGTTGTAACTGATGGTTTAAGTGGTATTCACGATAGTATCCATAGTGTCTATCCAAATGCTCAATTTCAACAATGTTGTGTCCATATCTCTAGAAATATTGCTCATAAGGTTCGTGTTAGTGATCGACAAGAAGTCTGTAATGATTTCAAATTGGTTTATCAAGCAGCTTCAAAAGAAGAAGCTATGAATCAAATAAGTTTTATGATAGATAAATGGAAAAAGCAGTATCCACGAGTAGTTAAATTACTCTTGAATCCTGCTATATTAACTTTCTATAACTTCCCACCATCAATCAGAAGAACTATCTACTCAACTAACTTGATTGAGGGATTTAATAAACAGTTAAAAAAATATACAAAGAGAAAAGAACAATTTCCTAATGAAGAATCTCTGGAGAGATTCCTTGTTTCTCAGTTCAATGAATATAACCAAAAATTTTTAGGCAGAGTACATAAAGGATTTAAGGAAATACAAGATACATTAGAATCAATGTTTTAA